The genomic segment GCCAATCACAATAAGTTAAATTCAAAGTTATATCACTCATCTTTTAAATCCTTTCTCACGATAGTAAGCTTTGTTTGGTTTTGCTGTGCGTTTGTATTGTTTATTATCGTATTAGCTTCTTTGCCCAGCACGGTTTCTTTATTTCTTGCGGTTATTCTGCTATGTGCTTCCACATCTTGTATCGTGTCTGCCATCTCCAAAAGTTCATTAGCTTTTCTTTGATTTGCTAAGGCTATGTTTTGAAAATAGATTAAATGTTTGGTTCTTTCCTCAACAACTTCATGAAAAGCTTTCACTTCTTTTTCAT from the Campylobacter pinnipediorum subsp. pinnipediorum genome contains:
- a CDS encoding glutamyl-tRNA amidotransferase translates to MRKITQELKDKIIAEYKTGASKNQLSIKYDVSVGFVYNLCKDVEQNLKELVKTEVAIKTELAKLNEKEVKAFHEVVEERTKHLIYFQNIALANQRKANELLEMADTIQDVEAHSRITARNKETVLGKEANTIINNTNAQQNQTKLTIVRKDLKDE